In Streptomyces venezuelae, the sequence CGTTCTGCCCGCCCGGGCCGACTGGGCCGTCATGGCCCGCAGCCCCCGCCGGGACCTGCTGGCCGGGCTCGCGGTGGCGATCGTCGCCCTTCCCCTCGCGCTAGGGTTCGGGGTCTCCTCCGGTCTGGGCGCGGAGGCGGGGCTGGCCACCGCTGTGGTCGCGGGCGCGCTCGCCGCCCTGTTCGGCGGGTCGAACCTCCAGGTGTCCGGACCGACCGGTGCGATGACCGTCGTCCTGGTGCCGATCATCGCCCAGTACGGGCCTGGCGGTGTCCTGGCCGTCGGGCTGATGGCCGGCGTGCTCCTGATCGGTCTCGCCCTGCTGCGGGCCGGGCAATACATGCGGTACGTGCCGGCACCGGTGGTGGAGGGCTTCACCCTGGGGATCGCGTGCGTGATCGGCCTCCAGCAGATACCCAATGCCCTCGGGGTCGCCAAGCCGGAGGGCGAGAAGGTCCTGCTCGTGGCGTGGCGGGCGCTCGTGGAGTTCGTGGCCTTCCCGAACTGGACGGCGATCGGCCTCTCGGTGGGTGTCGCGGCAGTGATGCTGGCCGGGGCGAGGTGGAAGCCGACGGTCCCCTTCTCGATCGTCGCGGTCATCGCCGCGACCGTGATCGCGCAGGTCTTCCGTCTTGACGAGGCGGCCCCGATCGGTGACCTTCCCTCCGGGCTCCCCGCTCCGTCCCTGGCCTTCCTCAAGGCTTCCGAGTTCGGCTCGCTGCTGGCCCCGGCGGTCGCAGTCGCGGCGCTCGCCGCGCTGGAGTCCCTGCTGTCGGCGACCGTGGCGGACGGGATGACGGTGGGCCAGAAGCACGATCCGGACAAGGAACTGTTCGGGCAGGGCATCGCCAACCTCGCGGCTCCGCTGTTCGGCGGTGTGCCGGCCACCGCCGCGATCGCCCGCACGGCGGTCAACGTCCGCACCGGCGCCTCCTCCCGGCTGGCCGCGCTCACCCACGCCGCGGTGCTCGCGGTGATCGTGTTCGCCGCCGCCCCCTTGGTGTCGAAGATCCCTCTCGCCGCGCTGGCCGGCGTGCTTCTGGCGACGGCGATCCGCATGGTCGAGGTCGGATCGCTGCGCGCGATGGCGAAGGCGACCCGCTCGGATGCCGTCGTGCTCGTCCTGACCGCCGCGGCCACCCTGGTTCTCGACCTCGTGTACGCGGTGATCATCGGCCTCGTCGTCGCGGGAGCCCTCGCCTTGAAGGCGGTGGCGAACCAGGCCCGGATGGAGCAGGTCGACTTCCGCCCGGACCTGCCTGGCGAGCACAGCGACGAGGAACACGCCCTGCTCGCCGAGTACATCGTGGCCTACCGCATCGACGGACCGCTCTTCTTCGCCGGCGCCCACCGCTTCCTCCTCGAACTCTCCGAGGTCTCCGACGTGAAGGTGGTGATCCTGCGCATGGCGAGGGTGACCACCCTGGACGCCACCGGCGCCCTCGTCCTGAAAGACGCGGTCGAGAAGCTGAACCGGCGCGGCATCGCCGTCATGACCTCCGGTATCCGGCCCGGCCAGCGCCAGGCCCTGGACGCCGTCGGCGCCCTGGACCTGCTGCGCCTGGAGGGCCGTGAGTACGCCACCACCCCCGAGGCGATCGCCGGCGCCCGCAAGCACTTGGAGCGGGCAGGACTGCTGCCCCGTACGCACCACCGACCGCACCGCATCCGGAAGGCCGCACGATGACCGTCCCCGCCGACCTCCGCATGATCGAGGTCTCCGGCACCGAGGCTCTCTGGCTCCTCGAGGGCTCCGCCCAAGGCCGACTCGTCTACATCCAGCGGGAGGTGGCCGTCGTCCGCCCCGCCACACACGTGATGGAGTACGGACGCCTCGTCGTCCGGGCCCCCGTACAAGCCGCCACCATCCCCGGCCGGGCGCTGCTGACCTACCAGGTCGACGAGATCCGCAGCCCAGCCGGCACCGGCTGGACGGTCAGCGCCCACGGCCCGGCCGATGTCATCGCCGACCCAGACGAGGCCGCCCACTACCGGCGCACCCTGCCCGGCTGGGCCCACGGCCCCCATGACACCCTGCTGCGCCTGCACCCGCATTCCGTGTCCGGGTTCCGCCTGGCCCGCACCGTGAACGGGGTGGGCCGGTGACTGTCCAGGTCGAGGCGATGCCCCACCGGCACGTGCTGGACGTGCCGGCCATGGGGGCCGCCGTCCGCATCGCCCGCGAGACCACGGAGCTGGTCCTGGTGGAGTGCGGGGTGGGCCTTCGCCATCCGAGCGTCGGGCCGGCGCTGCTGATCGTGGCCGAGCTGGTGACCAACGCGGTCCGTCATGCCGCCGTGACGTCCCCGATGATCACGGTCACCTACGCGCACGGGCCGGGAGGATTCGCGTTCGCCGTCCACGACCGCCACCCCTACCACCCCGCCCTGTTCGGGGCGCTCGCCACCGCCCCGGGCAGCGGCTTGGCGATGGTGGTGGAGATGACGATGGAGCTCGGCGGCACCGCCGTCGTACGGGCGGATACGGACGGGCGTGGCAAGGCCATCTGGATCACCCTTCCCCTGTAAAGCCGAGGAGCTGACGATGACGATCGAATGGCGCTACACCACTCGCCAGGACCTGGGCGTGCTGTCCCTGGCCGGGTACCTCGGCGCGGACGCCACCGACCGGTTCACCGGAGCGATCGGCTGGGCGCTCGCCCGGGGCACCGGACCGGTCATCCTGGACCTGACTGGTCTGCTGGGTTGGTCGGCCGGCGGGCAGATCGCCGTCGCCCAGGCCGCCCGCCGCCTCGCCGAGAGTGGACGCCGGCTCGAGCTCGCCGCGATCCCCGCGGACGGCTCGCTCGTCCCCGACGCGACCTGCCCGCCCATGCCCGTCCACTGCGACCTCGCCGGCGCCCTGGCCGCCCACGGTGCCCCGGGCACGGTCAAGCAGTGGACCACCGACGACTGGCCCACCTCGCACTCTCCCGAGGCACCCGCCCTCACCTGAGACAGCACCACCATCCACACGAACAGCGACGAAGGACACCACCGCCATGGGCGACATCATCTTCAAGGACTCCAACGGCACCGTCCTGGAGGACGGGGACTCGGTCACTCTGACCAAGGACCTGAAGGTCAAGGGCACCTCCGAGACCCTCAAGCGCGGCACCCTGGTCAAGAACATCCGCCTCACCTCTCGCCCCGGCGAGGTCGAGTGCAACACCAAGAAGGTCAAGGGCCTGGTCCTGAAGACCGAGTTCCTCAAGAAGGCCTGACCGGCGAAGGCCCCGCCCCGGCGTGCCGAACGTCACGACGGTGCCCCGCCGGGTCCACGAGTTGCAAGGATCTGCAATTGTGGAGGTCGCAAGGTGTGAAGAGGGGCGAACGGATGCCTCTACGAAGGAACGGTTCCGGGTGGATGAGATGGGCAGTCACGACAGGGGTACCCAGGTGAGTACACCGCTGTACCAGCTGAAGGCGGAGTTCTTCAAAACGCTGGGGCACCCGGTCCGCATCCGCGTCCTGGAACTCCTGGCCGAGCGCGAGCACGCGGTCGCCGAGATGCTGCCCGAGGTCGGGGTGGAGGCCGCGAGCCTCTCCCAGCAGCTGGCCGTGCTGCGCAAGTCCAACCTGGTGGTGACCCGCCGGGAGGGCTCGAGCGTGTACTACGCGCTCACCGACCCCGAGATCGTCGATCTCCTGCGGGTCGCCCGAAGCATCCTCTCCGGCGTTCTGGAGGGCCAGGCCGAACTACTGGCCGACCTCAAGGCCAGCCGCCACGCCTGAAAGGTGCCGGCCCTGCGGGGACCGCGCCCCACGTACGCGGCCGTCTTCCGTCAGTGCGGGTTCAACGTGCTTCTGACACCGGAAGACGGCCGCTCCCTCATATGCCGAACCGCGCCGCAGGCGTTCGGGCCCACTCCGGTCCCCCTCACTTCTGGGCGTGCTGCCCCAAGTAGAACAGCAACCAGATGAACCCGGCGAACACGTGCGTGCCGAAGATGTAGAAGAAGGCCCGCATCGCAACGCCCTTCTCCTTCCACTTCTCGTGCTCCGTCGCCGTGTCCTTCTCGGGCAGGTTGTCCGTCATGACGCACCTTCCTCCTTCGTGCTCGGCTTCTCGACCGGGTGGCGGCACGGGCGGATGCGGACCTGCATGCCGTGTTCGCCGGCGTACTCGATGGCGGCCGCGACTTCGCCGGCCTCGACCGTGCGAACCTCCGACTCAGGGCCGGTTCCGAGGTAGGTGATCTTGTACAGCTGTACGGCCTTTTGGCTCCTGCTGGTCATGGTGTGCCTTCCGGCAGGATGAAGCGGACGACCACCGTTTTGCCGTGCCCGCCGGAGGAAGGCTGGATACGGATGTCGCCGCCGAACGTGCGCGCCAGGTCAGCCACCGTGCGTAGCCCCTGCCCGGAGGTCTGGCCGGCGTCGGCCAGCGCTATCGGGCGCGGGTCCAGGTCCTCGACCGAGACCACGAGCAGGTGCTCGGCCATGTGGAGAGTCACCTCCGCATCCGGGGAGTCCTGAGCGTGCCGGACGGCGTTGGTCACCAGTTCGCTGACCACCAGGAGCACGGCGCCGAAGAGGGCGCTGGAGCTCTCAAGCCCGAAGGAGACGAGGGACCGTTCGCTGCGCTCGCGCGCGGCCCGCACGGAACCCGGCACCAGCGGCACCGTCCACACGTGCTTGAGCACCTCGACGGCAGGCCGGCCGTTGGGGTGCCGGGCCATCACCGACGCCTCGGACACGCCGGTGCCACTGTCTGGTTCACCGGCCGTCTCCTGCGTCGGTGGCCATGCCGTGATCGTGGGCCACGCGCAATGCGTCCTCCAGCTCCTCTGCCGCCTGCGCCACCTCGAAGGCATCGTCAGCCTCCTGTGCAGCCTGGAGACGAGCCCGCGCCACGCGGACCCGTTCCAGCGCCGCTTCCTCGAACCCGGCCACACCGGGACCCCCGTCCACCATATCCAGAACTAGTAAATTGCATAACTCTGCAAGTCTAGCTGGTGCGGGTCCGTTGGGAAGTTCACCGGCCCAGGCTGATCAGGGCACCTTGCGCACCAACTGGCTGGTCAGCTCGTAGCGGGTGCCGACTACGGCCAGGCAACCGTCGGCGATCCGGGCGGCGAGATCCGGCTCGGCGGCAAGGCGCGCCCGGACCCGGCGGACGTTCTCGGTGACCGCCGCGTCGATCCGGGCGTCGCCCTGAAGCCGGTGGTCGATCGCCGGCCGGATCCGGTCCGCCAGGTAGCGGATGTGCGCCGGGAGTTCGCCGCCGGCCTCGGCGTGCACGGCCGCAGCGACCGCCCCGCGCCCCTGATGCCCCAGGACGACGATCAGCGGGACACCCAGTTCCAGCACGCCGTAGGCGATGGTGCCCAGGACTGCCTCGTCCAGGACTTCGCCCGCCGACCGAACGGTCAGCAGATCGCCCAGCCCCTGGTCGAAGACCAACTCCGGCGGCACGCGCGAGTCCACGCACCCGAGCACCACGGCGAACGGATGCTGCCCGCCCACCAGCGCCCGGCGCACATGCCCGGCGCGGTCCGGATGCCTCTCGTGGAACGTCCGCCAGCGCCGGTTTCCCGCCTCCAGCTCGCCCCACGCCTGCCGGGGCCCGGCAGGCCGCGGCCTGCGGACAGCTGCCTCCCCGGCCCGTGCGCCTGAGGCTGCTGACGGCCCGAACGCCAGCCCGACCCCTAACGCCAGGGCTCCGCTCAACCCCGCACGCACCATTCGGCGCCGCGCGAGGACCACCTCGGATTCGCAGTCACGATCGACACTCATGTCTGGACAAAGTAGGTGCCGGCCCTTGTCGGGCATCGGGCACAGGCCGGCCTTGAGCATGATTTGGCCCGCGCTGGAGGAGAGCGTTTCCGGGGCGGATCCGAGTTCTGTCGGGGCAGGGCGGCGAGGGCGCCGCCCTGCCGCTGTCAGCCTGTCTTGAGCATGCTGCGCATCTGGGTGATTTCGGCTGTCTGGGAGGTGATGATGTCGTCGGCCAGGGCCTTGGCGGGGCCGTAGACGCCCTGCTGCTTCTCCGTGTTGGCCATGGCAATGGCGCCTTCGTGGTGGTCGATCATCATGGTCAGGAACATGGTGTCGAAGACGTTGCCCCTGGCCTTGCCCAGCCGATCCATGTCCTGGTCGTCCATCATCCCGGGCATGCCGGATTCGTCGCCGTGGTCCATGCCGTCCATGCCGACGCCGGTGGGGACCTTCTCGCCCCACGCCTTGAGCCAGCCGGTCATGGTCTCGATCTCCGGGGCCTGCGCCTTCTTGATCTTTTCTGCGAGTGCCTTGACGTCGGGGGATGCGCCGTGGGCGGCGACCATGTCGGACATCAGGATGGCTTGGCGGTGGTGAGGGATCATCCCCTGCGCGAAGGCGACGTCCGCCTCGTTGTGCCGGTCGGCCTCCGACGGCGCCGGGGCGGTCGCGGTGGCCGGAGCACTGCCGGCCGTGTTCGTGGTGTTGTCGCCGCCGCACGCGGCAAGGACCAGTCCGGCGGCGACCGCGGTGGCCGCCAGGGCAGCCCGGCGCGGCCGGGATCGGTTCGTGTTCATGTCGCTGAGCTCCAGTGATTCGGATGCGGGAGGGGCTGGCTCTCCGTGGGCGACGCGCTCGGGCGCGTGCCACGGGAGGAGTCCCTACGTCCGCAGGACCTGGAGATCGGCGAGCGAGGGCGGCGCCCGCCCTCCGGCGGGCTGGTGGACCGGTGAGAGCGACGGTGCAGGCTGGGTAAACACGAGGCTGCCGGGCATGCTGCTGAGAGGCGTGGTATCCGGTGCGGCGACGCCGGGGGCACCGGGCAGGGCCGGGGAAGCGCACATCTGGTCCGCATGACCGGCGTCCGGGACCGGCCCCCGCTGCCCGTCGTCGCCGCACGGATACAGCGGGCCGGCGGCCGCCGCGTGGTGGGACACGTGCACCGTCACACCCGTCGCCGGCAGCGCGGCGGAGGTGCCGAGACCGTGCATCCCGAGCAACCCGATCAGGAGAGCGAGGACGAGCAGCGCTCCGAGCCGCGGCACTGGCCGCGGCTGCGGCTGCGGCTGTGTGCGGGGCTCGTGACGGGTCACATTTCCCACCGTAGGACGCACCCGCGCCTGGCGCAGCACGGCATGGGCTCGGCTAACCGGCCTGGCGATCGTCTGCGTCGGCTGGGGCCGGAGGGGTCGAACCGGGCAGGTGGAGGCGCTTGAGGGCGAGGGCGTTGACGGCGACGATGACGCTGGATCCGGACATGGACAGGGCGGCGATCTCGGGGCGGAGGATGAGGCCCGTGGCGGGCTCGAAGACGCCGGCGGCGATGGGCAGGGCGATGGCGTTGTAGCCGATGGCCCAGCCGAGGTTCTGGCGCATCTTGCGCAGCGTGCCCCGGCCGATACGCAGGGCGGTGGGGACGTCGAGAGGGTCGGAGCGCATCAGGACGAGGTCGGCGGTCTCGATGGCGACGTCGGTGCCTGCGCCGATGGCGATGCCGAGGTCGGCCTGGGCGAGGGCGGGGGCGTCGTTGACTCCGTCGCCGACCATGGCGACCTTGCGGCCGCCGCGCTGGAGCTCTGCGATCGTGGCTGCCTTGTCGCCGGGCAGGACCTCGGCGATGACGGTGTCGATGCCCAACTGCTGCGCGATCCGCTCGGCGGTGGCCCGGTTGTCGCCGGTGAGCATGACGACCTCGACGCCGAGCGCGTGGAGTTCGCGTACGGCGGACGCGGAGGTCTCCCGCGGCGCGTCGGCGATGGCGATCAGGGCGGCGGCCAGGCCGTCGACGGCGGCGATGACGACGGTACGGCCGGTGGCTGCCAGCTCGTCCCGCCGGGCGGCGAGCGGACCGAGGAACACGCCCTCGCGTTCGGCCAGCCGGAGGTTGCCCACGGCGACCCGGTGGCCGTCCACCACGGCGGTCGCCCCGTGACCGGGCACGTTCTCGAACCGCCGGGCCCGCACCTGCTCCACGCCCCGCGATTCTGCGTGGCGCACGACCGCCTCGGCCAGCGGGTGCTCGGATTCCCGCTCGACCGCCGCGACCAGGCGCAGGACCTCGTGTCCGTCACTGCCGGGTGCGGTGATCACCTCGGTGACCTCCGGTTCGCCCTTGGTGAGGGTGCCGGTCTTGTCCATGACCACGGTCTGGATGCCGGCGGACGCCTCCAGGGCCATCGCGTTCTTGAACAGGACCCCTCGCTTGGCTCCCAGCCCGGTGCCGACCATGATCGCGGTGGGAGTGGCCAGGCCGAGAGCGTCCGGGCAGGTGATGACGACCACGGTGATCGCGAACAGCATCGCGCTGCTGAAGGGCCGGTCGGTGGCCAGGAGCCAGACGGCGAGGGTGAGTCCTCCGCCGACGAGGGCGACGAAGACCAGCCAGAACGCGGCCCGGTCGGCGAGCCGCTGGCCGGGGGCCTTGGAGTTCTGGGCCTCCTGGACCAGCTTGACGATCTGGGCCAGTGCCGTGTCGGCGCCCACTTTGGTCGCCCGTATCCGGAGGGTTCCGTTGGTGTTCAGGGTGGCGCCGACTACGGCGGAGCCCGGTGCTTTGTGCACCGGCAGGCTCTCCCCGGTCACCGTCGACTCGTCGACCTCGCTCTCGCCGTCCTCCACGACCCCGTCCGTGGCGATCTTCGTCCCTGGGCGGACGAGCAGCAGGTCCCCGACGACCACCTCGGAGGTGGCGACTTCGACCGTTTCCCCGTCCCGTAGGACGAGCGCCTTGGGCGGGGCGAGGTCCAGCAGCGCACGGACGGCGTCGTTGGCGCCGCCGCGGGCGCGCATCTCGAACCAGTGGCCGAGCAGCACGAAGGACGCCAGTACGGTGGCGGCCTCGTAGAAGACCTCTCCGCCGCCCGTGAGCGTGATGACCAGGGAGTACAGCCAGCCCGCGCCGATGGCGACCGCGACCAGCACCATCATGTCCAGGGTCCGGGCGCGCAGGGCCCGGACGGCGCCGACGAAGAAGATCGAGCACGAGTAGAAGACCACCGGCAGGCTCAGCAGGAGCGCCCACACGTCCTGACGGAGCCCGAACGGCACGGGCACGTGCCAGCCGAAGACCTCCTCGCCGATCGGGGACCAGACCACGATCGGAATGGAGAAGACCAGCGCGACGAGGAAGCGGTTGCGCATGTCGGCCACCATGGCCGCCATCGACATCCCCGCATGGCCGCGATGGGCTCCGTGGCCCGTCTCCTCGTCAGGCGACGGTCCGCCCTCCGGCCCGTGCCCCGCGTGCGCGGACGGTACGGCTTCGGTCGCTTCCACCACTTCCACCACTCCGGGCGGATCCGGCTCCTCCATCGGGTCGCAGATGTGGGACGGCACCGACTGGCCCGCGCAGTGGTAGCCGCACTCGGTGACCCAGCCGCGCAGCTCGGCCAAGGAGGTCCGGCGGGGGTCGAAGACGACCGTGGCCGACTGCGCGACCGCGTTCACCTCGACGTCCAGCACACCCGGCCGGCGGCCCAGCACGGCAGCGACGGTGTTCTGCTGAGTGGCCCGGACCATGCCCCGCACGTCCAGGACCACCGTGCTGCGCTCCTTGCCCCCGTCGCGCGGCTCGTGCTTCCGCGGGTGCCGCATGCCCGTTCACCTCCCCGATCCGACAGCGGGTCCACTCGGCCAGGGCGCCTACCAGCAGCCTGTGGCCGTCGCGACCGCCGCGCAAGGGCAGGGCAGGCGCCCGGAGAGCGGGCGGTGACTGGTCCGGGCCGGGACCGCGCCGTATCGATTGCGGATCACGTGCTGCGCTGGTCGCGGGTGTCCCGGCGAAGCTGGTCCGTGTGGCGGGTGAGGGCGTCGATGCGTTCGGCGAGCTCGGCGTCCTCGGGCCGCAGGTGGGGCCGGGTGTCGGCCAGGGGGCGCACGAGGCGGGCGGTGTCGTTGTGGGCGAGGGCCTGGTTCAGGTCGCCGATGGCGCCCTCGGCGCCGGCGGGCAGGCCGGCCAGGGCGGTGATCTGGCCGGCGAGGCGGCGCAGGTCGGCGGCGCTGTCGCGGGCCCAGGCGTCCACTCTGCGGTCGGCGGCCCGGGTGTCACGGGTGGCCTGGACGCGTTCCTCGCCGGTGCTTCCGGCTTTGCCGGGGCGCATTCGGAGGTAGCGGCGTTCTGCGGCCTGGCGGCTGGCGACTCCGAGGGGGCCGGCGAGGTCGGCCCAGCTGGCGCCCTGGCCGCGGGCGGTTTCGATCAGGCCGGTTTCCCAGCCGGCGAGCTGCTCGCGGACCTCGCGGAGCATCAGCAGTGAGGCCAGGGCCGGGTGCGGGCCCGCGGCCGGTGCCGCTGCCGACGTGCTTGTGGAAGCTTGCTGCGCGTCCTTGACGGCCTGGTTGATGGTCTCCAGTGCCGCGGCGGCGGCCAGGAAGGTGACGGGTGCAGTCGGCTCTGCGGCCTCGGTCATGGCGGTCTCCGTGGTCTGTCATCCTCCAGATGACTGCTTGCTTGTCATCGTTTCGATGACATGTTACAACGGAAGCACGTTGAAGCGCATTGGCAGTTCCTGCCTGAACCAACTGGAGGTGTTTCGCGATGTTGATGCGCACTGACCCGTTCCGCGAGATGGACCGGATTGTCCAGCAGCTTTCGGGTACGTCGGGCACGTGGTCGAAGCCGTCCGTCATGCCCATGGACGCCTACCGCGACGGCGACGCGTACGTGATCGCCTTCGACCTGCCCGGTGTGAGCACCGAGGCGATCGACATCGACGTCGAGCGGAACATGCTGACCGTGAAGGCCGAGCGCCGGCCCGTGGAGAAGTCCGACGGCGTGCAGATGGAGCTCTCCGAGCGCCCTCTCGGTGTCTTCTCCCGTCAGATCATGCTGGCCGACACGCTCGACACCGAGCGCATCGAGGCCGACTACGACGCGGGTGTCCTGACCCTGCGGATTCCGATCGCCGAGCGCGCCAAGCCGCGGAAGATCGCCATCGGCGGCGACGCGGGCCGCAAGCAGATCTCCGGCTGAACCGGCCGGCACCGGCGGCGGAGGACGGGGAACCCGATCCCCCTCCGGCACCCCGTCCTCCGCACCCCTTACCCCCTTTCACCCCTCCCGCGGAGGTGATGTGAGATGTCGATGCGCCGGGAAGCGTTCCTGGACCACGTCCAGGAACGCGGCGAGTACCGGACCCGGGAGGAAGCCGAACGCGCAGCCCGCGTCGTCCTCGCCCTGCTGGGCGCCCACCTGGTCGGCACCGTGCGGGCCGAGCTCGCCGCCCGGCTCCCCGAGACCTACGCCCTGATCCTCCTCAACCCCCTGCAGGCCGCGGAGCCGCTCTCCCCCGAACGCTTCGTCCGGGCCACCGCAGCCTGGATCGAAGGCGCCACCGAGAAAACGGCCCTGTGGGACATCGGCGCGGTCCTTTCCACCGTGGCCGCCGCAGCCGGAGACACCCTGATGCGGGACGTCCTGCTCCAGCTCCCGCCCGGCTACGACCTCCTCTTCGGCCACCCCCAGCCCACCTGACCGGCCGGCGCCACCGGCCGGACACCGAACCAGCGACGAGAAAGGCAACCGCAGCACCCAGTACGACCAGCCTCGACCGCACCAGGCCCAGCCCGCCATGACGTTCGAGCAGATGCTGGAACGCGTGCGCTACGAAGGCGCCTACCCCACCCGCGAACGCGCCGAGGAATCCGTCCGCACGGTCCTCGCCGCCCTCGGCCGCCAGCTCGTCGGAGACGAACGCGTCGACCTCGCCCAGGCCCTGCCCGTCGAAGCCGCCCTGGCCCTGACCGCCCAGATCCCCGCTACCGAACGGCTCACCGGCTGGAGCTGCGCCGCACCGGTCGCCGTCGTGCCCTTCGGGTAGTCCCGGGATCCGGCTGCGAGACCCTGCTCAGCCGCGGCGGGCGGTCCGCACCTGCGAGCGCAGGGACCGTGCCACCTCCGCGTCGAACGGTTCGGTGCTGGGGGTGAGCATCGCCGCGGCGGCCGTGGCCACCCCCAGCGCGCAGGCGCTGACGGGGTCCTCGCCGGCGGCCAGCCGCGTGGTGAGGGCGGCGACCATGCTGTCTCCTGCTCCGGCGTCGCTCAGGGGCTCACCGGGCAGCGGCGGTGCGTGGAGTTCGGTGTGGCCGTGCGCGGTCGAGCACAGCGCGCCCAGCGCTCCGAGGGTGGTGACGGCGATCTCGGCGGCCCCCGTGGTGAGGAGGCGTTCGTTGAGGGATCGGGCGTCGTCGAAGCCGCTGACGGGGTGGCCGGTCAGGCTCTCGGCCTCGGTTCGGTTGCACCTGAACAGGAACACGCCCTCGGCGAGCGCTGCCGGGAGCGCCGGCCCGGAGGTGTCGAGGATCAGCCGGGATCCGGCTCTCCTGACCCGGCGGGCGACGGTCGCGTAGAAGTCGTCCGGCAGTCCGGCGGGCAGGCTGCCGCTGGCGACGACGTACGAGGGACTGCCGGCCACGAACCGCTCCAGCACATCCAGGCACCGCTCTCCCTCGCGCCGGTGCAGGCGCGGGCCGGGCGGCACGATGTGGAAACTGCGGTGCGATTGCGTTTCGAAGAGCACGAGTGCTTCGCGGGTTTCGTCGTCGATGTCGACGGCGACGTGGTCGATGCCCTCTTCGTCCAGCAGTCGGTTCAGGCGCAAGCCGACCTCGCCTCCGGCGGTGTGGAAGGCGGTGGCTCGTCCTCCGAGCCGTACGACATGACGGGCGACATTGATCCCTCCG encodes:
- a CDS encoding STAS domain-containing protein, with the protein product MTIEWRYTTRQDLGVLSLAGYLGADATDRFTGAIGWALARGTGPVILDLTGLLGWSAGGQIAVAQAARRLAESGRRLELAAIPADGSLVPDATCPPMPVHCDLAGALAAHGAPGTVKQWTTDDWPTSHSPEAPALT
- a CDS encoding ArsR/SmtB family transcription factor, with product MSTPLYQLKAEFFKTLGHPVRIRVLELLAEREHAVAEMLPEVGVEAASLSQQLAVLRKSNLVVTRREGSSVYYALTDPEIVDLLRVARSILSGVLEGQAELLADLKASRHA
- a CDS encoding ATP-binding protein, producing the protein MPHRHVLDVPAMGAAVRIARETTELVLVECGVGLRHPSVGPALLIVAELVTNAVRHAAVTSPMITVTYAHGPGGFAFAVHDRHPYHPALFGALATAPGSGLAMVVEMTMELGGTAVVRADTDGRGKAIWITLPL
- a CDS encoding SulP family inorganic anion transporter, with the protein product MARSPRRDLLAGLAVAIVALPLALGFGVSSGLGAEAGLATAVVAGALAALFGGSNLQVSGPTGAMTVVLVPIIAQYGPGGVLAVGLMAGVLLIGLALLRAGQYMRYVPAPVVEGFTLGIACVIGLQQIPNALGVAKPEGEKVLLVAWRALVEFVAFPNWTAIGLSVGVAAVMLAGARWKPTVPFSIVAVIAATVIAQVFRLDEAAPIGDLPSGLPAPSLAFLKASEFGSLLAPAVAVAALAALESLLSATVADGMTVGQKHDPDKELFGQGIANLAAPLFGGVPATAAIARTAVNVRTGASSRLAALTHAAVLAVIVFAAAPLVSKIPLAALAGVLLATAIRMVEVGSLRAMAKATRSDAVVLVLTAAATLVLDLVYAVIIGLVVAGALALKAVANQARMEQVDFRPDLPGEHSDEEHALLAEYIVAYRIDGPLFFAGAHRFLLELSEVSDVKVVILRMARVTTLDATGALVLKDAVEKLNRRGIAVMTSGIRPGQRQALDAVGALDLLRLEGREYATTPEAIAGARKHLERAGLLPRTHHRPHRIRKAAR
- a CDS encoding pyridoxamine 5'-phosphate oxidase family protein produces the protein MTVPADLRMIEVSGTEALWLLEGSAQGRLVYIQREVAVVRPATHVMEYGRLVVRAPVQAATIPGRALLTYQVDEIRSPAGTGWTVSAHGPADVIADPDEAAHYRRTLPGWAHGPHDTLLRLHPHSVSGFRLARTVNGVGR
- a CDS encoding heavy metal translocating P-type ATPase; this encodes MRHPRKHEPRDGGKERSTVVLDVRGMVRATQQNTVAAVLGRRPGVLDVEVNAVAQSATVVFDPRRTSLAELRGWVTECGYHCAGQSVPSHICDPMEEPDPPGVVEVVEATEAVPSAHAGHGPEGGPSPDEETGHGAHRGHAGMSMAAMVADMRNRFLVALVFSIPIVVWSPIGEEVFGWHVPVPFGLRQDVWALLLSLPVVFYSCSIFFVGAVRALRARTLDMMVLVAVAIGAGWLYSLVITLTGGGEVFYEAATVLASFVLLGHWFEMRARGGANDAVRALLDLAPPKALVLRDGETVEVATSEVVVGDLLLVRPGTKIATDGVVEDGESEVDESTVTGESLPVHKAPGSAVVGATLNTNGTLRIRATKVGADTALAQIVKLVQEAQNSKAPGQRLADRAAFWLVFVALVGGGLTLAVWLLATDRPFSSAMLFAITVVVITCPDALGLATPTAIMVGTGLGAKRGVLFKNAMALEASAGIQTVVMDKTGTLTKGEPEVTEVITAPGSDGHEVLRLVAAVERESEHPLAEAVVRHAESRGVEQVRARRFENVPGHGATAVVDGHRVAVGNLRLAEREGVFLGPLAARRDELAATGRTVVIAAVDGLAAALIAIADAPRETSASAVRELHALGVEVVMLTGDNRATAERIAQQLGIDTVIAEVLPGDKAATIAELQRGGRKVAMVGDGVNDAPALAQADLGIAIGAGTDVAIETADLVLMRSDPLDVPTALRIGRGTLRKMRQNLGWAIGYNAIALPIAAGVFEPATGLILRPEIAALSMSGSSVIVAVNALALKRLHLPGSTPPAPADADDRQAG
- a CDS encoding carbonic anhydrase, with translation MSVDRDCESEVVLARRRMVRAGLSGALALGVGLAFGPSAASGARAGEAAVRRPRPAGPRQAWGELEAGNRRWRTFHERHPDRAGHVRRALVGGQHPFAVVLGCVDSRVPPELVFDQGLGDLLTVRSAGEVLDEAVLGTIAYGVLELGVPLIVVLGHQGRGAVAAAVHAEAGGELPAHIRYLADRIRPAIDHRLQGDARIDAAVTENVRRVRARLAAEPDLAARIADGCLAVVGTRYELTSQLVRKVP
- a CDS encoding DUF305 domain-containing protein: MNTNRSRPRRAALAATAVAAGLVLAACGGDNTTNTAGSAPATATAPAPSEADRHNEADVAFAQGMIPHHRQAILMSDMVAAHGASPDVKALAEKIKKAQAPEIETMTGWLKAWGEKVPTGVGMDGMDHGDESGMPGMMDDQDMDRLGKARGNVFDTMFLTMMIDHHEGAIAMANTEKQQGVYGPAKALADDIITSQTAEITQMRSMLKTG
- a CDS encoding alkylphosphonate utilization protein is translated as MGDIIFKDSNGTVLEDGDSVTLTKDLKVKGTSETLKRGTLVKNIRLTSRPGEVECNTKKVKGLVLKTEFLKKA
- a CDS encoding DUF6126 family protein, which translates into the protein MTDNLPEKDTATEHEKWKEKGVAMRAFFYIFGTHVFAGFIWLLFYLGQHAQK
- a CDS encoding ATP-binding protein, giving the protein MSEASVMARHPNGRPAVEVLKHVWTVPLVPGSVRAARERSERSLVSFGLESSSALFGAVLLVVSELVTNAVRHAQDSPDAEVTLHMAEHLLVVSVEDLDPRPIALADAGQTSGQGLRTVADLARTFGGDIRIQPSSGGHGKTVVVRFILPEGTP
- a CDS encoding DUF6153 family protein — translated: MTRHEPRTQPQPQPRPVPRLGALLVLALLIGLLGMHGLGTSAALPATGVTVHVSHHAAAAGPLYPCGDDGQRGPVPDAGHADQMCASPALPGAPGVAAPDTTPLSSMPGSLVFTQPAPSLSPVHQPAGGRAPPSLADLQVLRT